The Raphanus sativus cultivar WK10039 chromosome 6, ASM80110v3, whole genome shotgun sequence sequence TAGTTTTTGAATAATAGGATTCTTCATCAGAACTCATTTAGTGGGAAAAGTATAAAccattgaaaaaatatatagaaaccattgaaaaaaatatataacccattgaaaaaaataaaaaccattgAATAGAATAATGTTgcatttattgaaaatatattaatacatagTTTATGGGaggccaaaaagaaaaatacatgtTTATTCAATACACCACAAAATTCTTTAGGTTTCTAAATTCTTTAGGTTTCTAAATTCTTTAGGAAGACTGGCATGCAACTTTTAGATAAGTCGTGCATGTGCATGTTCGTCACTGACAAACGTAGTTGACTGAAACATATTTTACTGATATGACTTATTGCTAATTAGGGCTACTGGAAATCACCGAGTGAGGGTGAGGCGGTGGTAGCGCCGCAGAAGGAGGACGCTTCCGCTTCTTCTTTTCATAGCTGATCCCACGCGCTTTAGCCTGCGACGCACTTCCCTTAGGTATAGACGAACGGCTCGTGCACCGAAAGGGTTAGTCTCTGGTGAACCACCGTTCTCTTCAAAAGCGGCTCGAAGCCTGCCAATGAGTGCGTCGAGGCTGCCCCATGCTTGCCGTAGTGGACAGGCACATGGTGCTGGTGGATTTGGATGTCCAAAAAACGGACACAGTTGTGTGTGAACCTAGAGAAACAAGATCAAATTAGCGTTTAGTATCAGCATTTTCAATATATACATACAGGGTAGAGGAGAAGTCGTCatagattatataatttatttatatatacataccgGGTAGAGGAAGAGTCGTCATAGATTATactataatttatttacattttgaaTATATACAACCATCATATATTCATAGAGAAGAAAAATGGTATAATTATGATTGAGTTAAGGCATGCAACCACCAAAGGAAAAATTATTCATAGAACACATAgcaattatttgtttattataataACCGTTGAAACAAACAAGATTAATAAttcatgttaaaatataattgtcGTTGATGATAATAATATCTCCAAATATCAACAAGAATTCAATTGAACAATAATACAAATGTTTTATAGGTCAAAGAAACCCAATTCAAACACATAGGGTTTCATAACTGAGATCTATCTCTTGAGTAGATAAACAAAATCGCATAGTATTCTTTTATGTGAGAGATACATACGTACGTGAatgtgttatatatttatacctTGGTCTTGCCGAATTGGTCGAGGTACCTGAGAAACTCAAGAACATGAGCACCACTGCAACGGGAGAGAGAAAGTGGGGGACGGTGGTTGCGTAGATACTGTCCAAAAGTGTTCCAATCTCTTCTCTTCTGATTCTCATACCTACTCAGCTGGTTCATCGCCGAGCCGCCTgaagaagacgaggaggaggaggatgaggtGGTGACTGCTGCGTCGGCGATCATAAGGTTTGTGTTGTGTGAGATGTTTGTTGTGCCGATAAAGCCATGGATTGGATCCATAATATCGAGATCTGATATACACGAAGGTTTTGTTTTACTTTATTTAACAATCTGTATTTTTGTTTTGGGTTACGATGACGATGAGAAGAGATTTATGAGCCTTGAGTTGATAAGGGAAAAGATGGCGGAGAATAGAGAGGAGAAAGGGTATCGTAATCATTGCTATAGAGTGCGGGTTGGATGTATTCctgctataaatattttctcattatttttttctgcttG is a genomic window containing:
- the LOC108810570 gene encoding protein LIGHT-DEPENDENT SHORT HYPOCOTYLS 4, with protein sequence MDPIHGFIGTTNISHNTNLMIADAAVTTSSSSSSSSSGGSAMNQLSRYENQKRRDWNTFGQYLRNHRPPLSLSRCSGAHVLEFLRYLDQFGKTKVHTQLCPFFGHPNPPAPCACPLRQAWGSLDALIGRLRAAFEENGGSPETNPFGARAVRLYLREVRRRLKRVGSAMKRRSGSVLLLRRYHRLTLTR